The Rhizobium leguminosarum bv. trifolii WSM1325 nucleotide sequence TGCAGGCAAGCGACGCGGTGAACGGACTGATTGCCCGTGCTGCCAATCGCCATCTCGGCAAGTCGGATCGCGAAGCCAGCGGTGTGCTGTCGGCGGCCCAGCGACACACGCATTTCCTCGACAGTCCGCGCATGACTGCGGTGTTGTCACGATCGGATTTCCGGTTTTCCGATCTTAAGGCAAACAAGGCGACCGTCTTTCTGGTCTTGCCGCCAGACAGACTTGCGGCCTACTCGCGTTGGCTGCGTTTGCTGGTGGCCCAGAGCCTGACCGAGATGGCGCGCACGGCACCCTCGCCGCAACCATCTGCGCCACCTGTTCTCTATCTGCTCGACGAGTTTGCCGCCCTTGGTCATCTGGCGCCGATCGAACGGGCCATGGGACTGATGGCAGGTTACGGAGTGCAACTCTGGCCGATCGTCCAGGACATTCATCAGCTGCGCGCCACCTATGGCCAGCGCGCCGGCACGTTTTTGTCCAACGCCGGCGTGCTGCAGGTGTTCGGCGTCAACGATCACGACAGCGCCCGTCTGGTATCCGATCTGCTTGGCCAGGAGACGGTCGTCTTCAACACGGCGGCACGCGCGCTCGATTCGGAAAGGACCGGCCTCTCCTTTGCCGAGCAGCATGTCGGCCGGCCGCTGCTGACGCCCGACGAAGTCCGCAATATGCATGCCGAGACCGAGCTGCTCTTCATCGCCGGGCAGCGGCCGATCGCGGCCGTCAAGCTGCGATATTATGCCGACCCGGAATTTGCCGGATTGTTCACCGCGTCACAGATCTGACGAGGCGATATCACCAACGTGAATCGATCGGGCCTCATCGATTCACAAATGTCGTTGGACGTGAGCAACTGGTCTTTGCGATTCTGCCCGCATGACAGCTCAGCCCTATCGTCTCTACATCGAACGCATCGATCCATCGAAGAACATGGCTCGCTTTTATGCGCTGTCGATCGAGCCGAACCTCTTCGGCGAGACCTCGCTGGTGCGCAGCTGGGGACGGATCGGCAGCCGCGGGCAGCAGAAGATCCATGTCTTCGACAGCGAGGCAAAAGCCGTCGATCTCCTGCTCAGCCTTTTGCGCAGGAAGCGGTCGAGAGGCTATCGGGTCCTGCAGTGATCGGCATCCGCGTCTCTCATGTCTGAGCGAAAGAGGAGACAGTTGAGAGGAGGAAGAGACGGCTCACGCCGCCGCCTCCTCGTCGAGTTCGGGCTGCAGGGAATGCAGATAGTCGACGGCGCGCTGCGCATGTGCTGCCGCCGAGAAGATGGCGCGCTTGTCGTTGGCCAGAACCTTCAGCCAGCCATCGAGATAGCGTGCGTGGTCGGGGCGTGGTTCGAGCTCTGGGACGATGCCGAGATCGGCGCAGAGAAACGCGCTGCCGAGTTCGGCAATCAACTCCTCGCGGGCACGTTCGCTCCGGTCTTTCGCGTAGCGGCTGAGATCGCGATCAAGCCGTCGCGGTGCGGCGGTCCAGTGCGTCATCTCGTGGCTGAGGATGGCGACATAGGAAGCATCGTCCCTAAAGGCATCCAGGCATGGCATCTGGATGTAATCACGCTGAGGGGCATAATAGGCAGCCGATCCTCCGTGGCGGATCAGCGCCCCGGTATTGGCAAAGAAGCGGCCGGCATTGCCGATGCGGCTCATCGGATCCTGGTGAGGGGCCATCTCGTCCAAGCGGCCGTTAAGACCGGCGATCTGATCGGTGTTGAACACCGTGTAGGTCTTGAGGAATGGAACATCCTGTTCGATCTCGGTGCCCGTCTCGGTCGTCTCGGTGCGGATGAACGAACTGGCAAAGACGACGGTCGTGCCGGTTTCGCCCTTGCGAACGGCGCCACCGAGTTCGATGGCCTGGCGGAACGTCATCCAGCGAGATGAGGCAAAGCCGCGGGCGATGGCTTCGGACCACAGCAACAGAACGTTGATCCCGGTGTAGGGTTGGCCATTGTGGCGCAGTGGCCGGCTGACCTCGCTTGTCGCATGCCCCGTCGTCCAGGGTTTGGTCCATGGCCGCACGCCCCGTTCGAGATCGGCGATGATCGTGTTGGTGATGCGGCTGTAGATATCGGATCGTTGATTGGATTGTTGCCTGCTCATGTTGGAACCTCCGTTTCGAGGTCGCGGCCATCGCGACCTGCTACGGCGGTCCGAAAGCCGGGCTGCAAGCGCTGCCTGCACCCCGCGGGGCCGCAACGAAGTGGAGGACGGCACAGCCGTTGCCGGCGGCGCGAGCCTGGCAGGACCAAAAGCCGGGGCAGGACGCGATGGCCGCAATCGCAGGGGAGGTTCTGATGGAGGCAGACATGGCAAATCCGCGAGGGGATCACATCGCTCGCGTCACAGCTGACCGCAGCGCAGATCGTTTACCTGGCGGGCCGTGCCAATGACCTCGCGATATCGACAATGTCGTCGCGCGAGGCGGTTGGATCCTCTTTATTCCAGGCGACACCGAGCCCGATCCGGAAGTCGATGCCTCTCACCGCCTTCAGTTCGAAGGCCCTGTTCGGCAGGCCCTCGGTCCATTCCGGCGCAAAGCCGATGCCAAGCCCGGCCGAGACCAGCGACACCAGCGAATAGGTGTCGTCGCAGCTATAAGCGATGTTGCGGGTCAGATCGTACTCCTCGAACTTCTCGTTGAAGTACCGCTCGGTATAGGAGAGGTTCTTGCGATTGAAGGCGATGATCTTTTCCGAGCGTAGATCGTCGATGGCGATCTCCGCCTGCTCCGCCAGCCGGTTGGTCCTGGCGACCGCCAGCAGATAGCGCTCATGGGCGATCGAGGCGAAGCGCAACGAGCCGATATTTTCCACCGGTCTAATGAAGCCGAGATTGATCTGGCCGTTTTCCAGGCCGCGGATGATGTCGCCGGTATTGCCGCTTGATATATGGATGCGGATATCCGGGTACTTGCGGGCGATCTTCGCCAGAAACGCCGGCAGCACGCCGGTGGTCGCCGGATAGACGGTACCGATCCTGATCTGCCTTATCGTCTTGCCGGCCACCGCCCTGGTGATCTCGGCACTCAGATCGACCTCGCTGAGGATCCCGACGCAGCGCTCGTGGAAGATCTCCCCTGCCCGCGTCAGTTCCACCCGCCTGGTCGAACGGATGAACAGCGCGCAGCCGAGCTCGCGTTCCAGCGCCTGCACATGGTTGGAGAGCGCCGGCTGGGCGATGCGCACCTTGGCGGCCGCCCGGCCGAAATGCAGTTCCTCGGCCACCGCGACGAAGTAGGAGAGCTGGCGTAGTTCCATAGGGTCCTTCGACGAAGCGAGGCGGATAGCGCCGGCATGACGCTTTCTCGCTTTTGTAGAGTATACTCCGTAGCGGAATACTCTACAAGAGGTTCTCTCGCTGTCATGGAGATACGCGAGACCTTCGCTCGAAATTTGAGAACTCTTCGGCAGGCGAGGAAAATGTCGCAGGAGGAGCTCGCCCATCGTTCCAGCGTTGATCGGACCTACATCAGCTCTCTGGAACGATGCGTCTACAGCCCAAGTATTGAGGTGCTAGACCGACTAGCTGCCGTGCTGGGTGTTGAGCCTGCTGACTTACTTAGAAAGCTAGGTAAGGAATAGCGAGCAACCGCGCGGCGACCTTGGTATTCTCAACGCGATCGCCGCCCTAGCCTGCTGCGAAAGTTGGCTTTCGCGGCGTAAGCAGATTTATGGAACTTGGTTGGTTGAACCAGATGCTGTAGTGGGGCTCGGCGCGAGTCGTCGCGGTTCAGGCTTGTTGCGAAGGTGGAGGTGAGTTGTTGTTGATCTTTGCGTGATGGCGTGTCGGCCGGGCCTTGCCCGCCCCGTCATCGAAAACTTAGAGTGTACTCGCGCACCACGAAATTCCCGTCCTGATTTGGGAACGTACGCGCGATGTTCCCTTCGGCTTTCGCCGACAATGCCAAGTGCTTCGAGTGCATTTGTCTCCCTGCAGCAGTGTCCGGCACGCCCAGCCGCTTCATCTCAATCGCGAGTTCATCTAAGCGAGCCGCATTACGTGTGACGGGAGACTCGACCAAACAAGTAGTCGAACTTGCCCGGGGCAATCTCAAGTCCCATTGCGGCAGGTGTGCTTTCAGAAGACTATGCACTCCCCCGCGGCAAGTATGAGTTGATCAGGTCCGCGGCATCGTCCTCTCCCTTCTCGCGTGCAATATCGGCGGCGGTTGCACCAGTGCGATCGGTCTTTGTCAGGTCCGCATGGTTCTCCAACAATAGCTTTGCAACTTCGGTGTTTCCCCAGGCGGCCGCGCACATCAGCGGCGTCACGCCATCGGCAGTCTCGGCGTTTACGTCCGCGCCAAGGGATAGTAGGAAGTTTGCAACGGCTGCTTCGCCATTCGCAGATGCCTCGTGCAGTGCCGTCAGTTCACCATGACCAATCGCGTGTACTGATGCACCGTTCCGCACTAGCGTCTCAACCGCTGCAAGCAAACCTTCAGCCGCCGAGACCATGAGCGGTGTGCGACCATGTATGCCGACTTTGTTCAAGTCGAGTTCTTTGGACTCGATTTCTAGCTGAGCTTGTGACGCGCTGGCCACGATTCGCTCAATGAAATGCTCAATCTTTGACTGATCGTTCATGGGAGTACGTTGAAGTTCCCTAGTTCAATTCGGTTCAGTAGTCCTTGATACGTTTCGAAGGTCATCGGTGTTGCAGGTGCGACAACAAAATGCCCTGTCTTGCCAGACTGAAGAGCTTGCAAACCCTCGGGCAGACTGTTGACTGGAAATGCGCCTCCATACTTCTGAATGAATAGATCCTTTGGATCGAGGTTGAGAGACAGCCCTTGCGCCTTGCCGTTCTTTGCCAACGGATGAATCAGACCGTCGGCTGCCGGTTTAACGTCCACCCCCAATCGCGCCTCCAAGCCGTCGCCTCCTCGGAGCAGCGTCCCAAACGGCTTCGCCTCCCTCGCGGCCTCAAGCACCGCCTTTCCAGCGACCTTACCTTCCGGCCCGCCAATAATAAGTGAACCGGCCGTGAGAATACCGGCACCTCAGTTCGTGCCGCACCAGGCCAACGCGCGCATATTCGACGCCGTCTCGGGCAACCTCGGCATCGCCTGAACTTCCACCCGCGCGCGCGTTTTCACCAATCAACATTGTGCCCGCGGGTGTCGACATGAACGAACGTATCATAGACCCCAACGCCTCCTTCGAACATTTTCTGGCTTCGATACGAGCGGATTATTTTCGCCCAATCGCGGGGCGTGCCTGCGCCGACGACTTTGAAGTCGACAGCCTTGAACTGCATATGCTGGCTGCTCTTAGCCGCGCCCGGGAGCGTCGCGTTATATGCGGGACTCCTATAAACGCTGGTCAAAACGACACTGTGACCTATTTCCTCCCTGAAACGATCCAGGATTCTGGCAACCTGAAGTATGTTGCTCCAGAGAGCCATCGGCGGATCGGTATTAAGGCCACTCGTCGCGTTCCGACTGCCCTTCACAAGAAATTCGTGCCACTGGAAATGCTTCACGTCTGGCAGGTTCGTGTCAAAGAAGGTCTTGAAGTCCACATTTCCGGAGATCACTCCGTCTATATTCGGCTTGTCTTGATCAACCACCTCCTCGGCGGACGCAGGATCGGATTCTGTTGCCTCGCCATCGCCTTCGGTTGTGATGCCTATTTCCAGGGAAACGTGTCCCAAGCCGACTAGCGCTTTGAGAAACGCGGCCGCGCCGCACTGCTTGGAGACAGCGGTCGGAGAAAACACCCCGTCACCAATGTATTTGCCTTTGCTGTAGTTGTTGGAGAATGACCAGAGATATGGGGTGGCAATCCGTCGGCTTCGATAGCCGAATCCGTTGAAAGCTTCCCATCTGTAAAGAGCTCTTGCAAGCGACCAGTCCTGGAGATTGTCCAGATCTTCGAATTTCAGAGCGTCAATGGCGCTTTGTTCCCACGTAAAAGGAGGCGTACCATTTTTCGGGCGGCCCGCAGGCACTCTGAATGTCCTTGCTGTGAGCCTATCGCCGTTATGCAGATGCGTGCTGAAGTTGAAGGATGCCTCCAGCAAGTGAACGCCCGCTATGAACCACCAGGGGATTCTAAGCTGTTGTCCTACTTCCTGGTACCGTGATTTGTTGCCGAACGCGGTCTTGGCGAAATCCTTCGCTGCTTTCTCCGCCGCCGCATCCCTGTACCTTGCCTTCCTGAAAAGCGTTATATATTCATCCGCCAGATCCCCAAACTGACGGGATGTTGATAACACTACGGTTGACAGATCTCCGTTAACAGGCGCGCCCACCGGAATCACGTCGAAGTCCGTTGCAGGCGGGACGTCTTTCTCGTCGTCGAAAACCTCCTCGAACTCTTCATTCGTCTGCCAGGTGGTCCGCATACCTTCTTTATCGTGCACGGCGCTGGCAATCTCGCTCAAGCGCTCCTGTATCGCGACAAGCCGCTCCTTTGCGGAAGCCGATCCGATGTTTTCTATCGCCTGGGATAGCTTTGTCGAAAGCGCGAGTATCTTGAATGTCCCCTGTCGGAATTCCGTAATTTCCTCGTCTAAAGCGCCCTCAACGGCCTCAATAGCCGCGGGCCGAATGGCTTCCCGGTCGGCTTCGGATTCAGCTGTGAGAAACTCGTTCCAGAGCTGGGTTGCTACAATGCTTGCATCGGTGGCCATTATTTCCTCCAAGCAGGTTTATTAGTTTCGCAGCTTCCGGACCGCGTCCCAGAAAGTGTCGGCTTTTGCCTGAATGTTTGCGGCTTCCTCGACCATCATGCGGAAATCCGCAGGCGTGTTCGAAGGCGTTCTGGCAACTGTTGCCAATCTCGTGTGCGTGACTTTTGCCTGGCGCAGGAGGGCTACATACGCTGCGAGAGAGTCGTGATACGCGGTGGTGTTTTGCCGCATTGCCGTGATTTCCGCTCCGGAGGCCTTGAGTACTGCGAGTTGCTGGGAAAGATAATAGATCTTGTACATCTGCGGGGTATCGGCGATTAACGCGTCGATCAGTTGGGCGATCGTTTCGCGTTGCTGGAGCAACGACCGTCTGATGGCTTCAGCCGAACGAGCGCGCTCCAGATCTCCGGCGAGGTCGGAAAGGGAGGACACGATCGGACCGCCGAAGACCGCCGGAAGCACTCCAGTCGTCACTCCGGCAATTGCAACGATCCCGGAAGCTGCCGCGGCGA carries:
- a CDS encoding WGR domain protein (PFAM: WGR domain protein~SMART: WGR domain protein~KEGG: hypothetical protein); translated protein: MTAQPYRLYIERIDPSKNMARFYALSIEPNLFGETSLVRSWGRIGSRGQQKIHVFDSEAKAVDLLLSLLRRKRSRGYRVLQ
- a CDS encoding domain of unknown function DUF1738 (PFAM: domain of unknown function DUF1738~KEGG: rec:RHECIAT_PB0000154 probable DNA conjugal transfer antirestriction protein) — translated: MSRQQSNQRSDIYSRITNTIIADLERGVRPWTKPWTTGHATSEVSRPLRHNGQPYTGINVLLLWSEAIARGFASSRWMTFRQAIELGGAVRKGETGTTVVFASSFIRTETTETGTEIEQDVPFLKTYTVFNTDQIAGLNGRLDEMAPHQDPMSRIGNAGRFFANTGALIRHGGSAAYYAPQRDYIQMPCLDAFRDDASYVAILSHEMTHWTAAPRRLDRDLSRYAKDRSERAREELIAELGSAFLCADLGIVPELEPRPDHARYLDGWLKVLANDKRAIFSAAAHAQRAVDYLHSLQPELDEEAAA
- a CDS encoding transcriptional regulator, LysR family (PFAM: LysR substrate-binding; regulatory protein LysR~KEGG: ppu:PP_4467 LysR family transcriptional regulator) produces the protein MELRQLSYFVAVAEELHFGRAAAKVRIAQPALSNHVQALERELGCALFIRSTRRVELTRAGEIFHERCVGILSEVDLSAEITRAVAGKTIRQIRIGTVYPATTGVLPAFLAKIARKYPDIRIHISSGNTGDIIRGLENGQINLGFIRPVENIGSLRFASIAHERYLLAVARTNRLAEQAEIAIDDLRSEKIIAFNRKNLSYTERYFNEKFEEYDLTRNIAYSCDDTYSLVSLVSAGLGIGFAPEWTEGLPNRAFELKAVRGIDFRIGLGVAWNKEDPTASRDDIVDIARSLARPAR
- a CDS encoding transcriptional regulator, XRE family (PFAM: helix-turn-helix domain protein~SMART: helix-turn-helix domain protein~KEGG: rpa:RPA2243 XRE family transcriptional regulator), translating into MEIRETFARNLRTLRQARKMSQEELAHRSSVDRTYISSLERCVYSPSIEVLDRLAAVLGVEPADLLRKLGKE
- a CDS encoding Ankyrin (PFAM: Ankyrin~SMART: Ankyrin~KEGG: similar to ankyrin 2,3/unc44) — its product is MNDQSKIEHFIERIVASASQAQLEIESKELDLNKVGIHGRTPLMVSAAEGLLAAVETLVRNGASVHAIGHGELTALHEASANGEAAVANFLLSLGADVNAETADGVTPLMCAAAWGNTEVAKLLLENHADLTKTDRTGATAADIAREKGEDDAADLINSYLPRGSA
- a CDS encoding Peptidase M15A (PFAM: Peptidase M15A; protein of unknown function DUF882~KEGG: ccs:CCNA_00583 hypothetical protein), whose product is MATDASIVATQLWNEFLTAESEADREAIRPAAIEAVEGALDEEITEFRQGTFKILALSTKLSQAIENIGSASAKERLVAIQERLSEIASAVHDKEGMRTTWQTNEEFEEVFDDEKDVPPATDFDVIPVGAPVNGDLSTVVLSTSRQFGDLADEYITLFRKARYRDAAAEKAAKDFAKTAFGNKSRYQEVGQQLRIPWWFIAGVHLLEASFNFSTHLHNGDRLTARTFRVPAGRPKNGTPPFTWEQSAIDALKFEDLDNLQDWSLARALYRWEAFNGFGYRSRRIATPYLWSFSNNYSKGKYIGDGVFSPTAVSKQCGAAAFLKALVGLGHVSLEIGITTEGDGEATESDPASAEEVVDQDKPNIDGVISGNVDFKTFFDTNLPDVKHFQWHEFLVKGSRNATSGLNTDPPMALWSNILQVARILDRFREEIGHSVVLTSVYRSPAYNATLPGAAKSSQHMQFKAVDFKVVGAGTPRDWAKIIRSYRSQKMFEGGVGVYDTFVHVDTRGHNVDW